Proteins encoded by one window of Apus apus isolate bApuApu2 chromosome 15, bApuApu2.pri.cur, whole genome shotgun sequence:
- the RAE1 gene encoding mRNA export factor RAE1 produces MSLFGSTSGFSTGGTSMFGSTTADNHNPMKDIEVTSPPDDSISCLAFSPPTLPGNFLIAGSWANDVRCWEVQDNGQTIPKAQQMHTGPVLDGCWSDDGSKVFTASCDKTAKMWDLNSNQAIQIAQHDAPVKTIHWIKAPNYSCVMTGSWDKTLKFWDTRSPTPMMTLQLPERCYCADVVHPMAAVATAERGLIVYQLENQPSEFRRIESPLKHQHRCVAIFKDKVNKPTGFALGSIEGRVAIHYINPPNPAKDNFTFKCHRSNGTNTSAPQDIYAVNGIAFHPVHGTLATVGSDGRFSFWDKDARTKLKTSEQLDQPISACCFNHNGNIFAYASSYDWSKGHEFYNPQKKNYIFLRNAAEELKPRNKK; encoded by the exons ATGAGTCTCTTTGGATCAACGTCAGGGTTTAGTACCGGAGGTACCAGCATGTTTGGCAGCACGACTGCAGACAATCATAACCCGATGAag GATATTGAAGTGACGTCTCCACCTGATGACAGCATATCTTGTTTAGCCTTTAGTCCACCAACACTGCCGGGAAATTTCCTCATTGCAGGATCGTGGGCAAATGAT GTTCGCTGTTGGGAAGTGCAGGATAATGGACAGACCATTCCAAAGGCTCAGCAGATGCACACAGGGCCTGTACTAGATGGCTGCTGGAGTGAT GATGGGAGTAAAGTATTTACTGCTTCCTGTGATAAAACTGCTAAAATGTGGGATCTTAACAGTAATCAAGCTATTCAGATTGCACAA catgatGCTCCTGTGAAGACTATCCATTGGATTAAAGCACCAAATTACAGCTGTGTGATGACAGGAAGCTGGGATAAAACTTTGAAG TTCTGGGATACCCGTTCACCCACACCTATGATGACACTGCAGCTCCCTGAGAGATGTTACTGTGCAGATGTG GTTCATCCTATGGCTGCTGTGGCCACTGCAGAAAGGGGTTTGATAGTTTATCAGTTAGAGAATCAACCTTCTGAATTCAGAAGAATAGAATCTCCTCTTAAGCACCAG CATCGCTGTGttgctatttttaaagacaaagtgAACAAACCTACTGGATTTGCCCTTGGAAGTATTGAAGGAAGAGTAGCTATTCATTACATCAACCCCCCAAACCC tgcaaAAGATAATTTCACTTTCAAATGTCATCGCTCCAATGGAACAAACACCTCAGCACCTCAGGATATCTATGCT GTAAATGGGATAGCATTTCACCCTGTCCATGGTACTCTTGCAACAGTGGGTTCTGATGGTAGGTTCAGCTTTTGGGATAAAGATGCACGAACCAAGCTAAAGACATCAGAACAACTCGACCAGCCCATCTCTGCCTGTTGTTTCAACCATAATGGCAACATATTTGCATACGCTTCCAGTTACGATTGGTCAAAG